One genomic segment of Scylla paramamosain isolate STU-SP2022 chromosome 11, ASM3559412v1, whole genome shotgun sequence includes these proteins:
- the LOC135104824 gene encoding LOW QUALITY PROTEIN: MICAL-like protein 1 (The sequence of the model RefSeq protein was modified relative to this genomic sequence to represent the inferred CDS: deleted 2 bases in 2 codons), giving the protein MPERRGTQALEAWARRATSGYEGVTITNMSTAWRDGLAFCALIHHFRPDLIEFSSLKSENILENNSLAFRVAEQQLGIPALLDAEDMVANPVPDRLSILTYVSQYYRAFSAMGLLAERKQQARGKDGKGGDVGGDGGESKTTPVSRPQSLPATPKTATTETKTDKVLGRGGRGRREVCVTCQNPVFLAERLMVGAPGQLMHRTCFRCARCSTQLTLAGYYQTERGQYCCETCPDEERLPQVGLLAAPSDSESSSEESESEEEEGESEAPRLPDTPAPTPSPTPPRPRTVFLSQTLVPAPEQPTDLPESTTNEQPSHFSKVSPALFGADKVGRVREHSPDPAPLPRTVKSLRTDPPKVLDTGQTKPHVPPDAHTPPSHPSTPSPDTRTHTQSTPTKTASSIVARRLQMFREMSNKDKQQQQQQVDRKQQHTSPDTSQERRSFPDGGRQDIYHLQRGPLRGSKTEEKEGKTVDIPSITVTTETPEGHGMDFTAATTTTTTSLPSTHPTPTAAQNPFEDDDEEDESANDHQETQGKESSAGDNDRDSDQVVSEAVSHRHESETEKSHREESETEKSHREESESEKSHREESETEKSHREENETEKSQLDKVVGQTQGGEVVSSESHTEVKDAVVSPVAESGSLGGTEEHPVVTPREPHDPASSSQPHYPDDLNPFGSEDEDEDTGAAPQPPQPTLKEPVEGNLKDTKNQTSPAAAAVAEQPPQDSPGRRLIKANLNPFESDEEEEEEKDIPTPKKEEKKSLNPFWSDDEEEEEEEEVRGRKNTTPKGTKVKPPRPPPPTLPRNRSPSTLSTYSTTSTGSLATPTTATTPRKKKVIAPPPPASPNLSLASSPGGSVALRKKGRRAPAPPQLAAQTGRTSPSDQDTRSLDTVSSGDREDPDEVLSWKIQKDLKNHSNKINGTPQAPPKPSRSPHTQFTASEPAGGRHCPVSKSEAGEWKRKKGPAPPRPVPQKRALKKLPMKVIQQELQDIEIKQTELERQGVLLETSIRKRTEASAPSSPQEETPPSSLPPSSPNSIEVEDMILQLFELVNEKNELFRRQTELMYLKREKRLEEEHVELEYQIRCLMLKTPAERTSEDTAQEEELIARLVKVVEQRDEIINCLELDRLREAQEDESIATHMMQYQEKHIDGLENGNSHPEPVKKKKTLKLPKKKKKKEKKDKGATGDADKDVDETEMPADPKKKKKKKKWLF; this is encoded by the exons AGAATTTTCCTCCCTCAAGTCCGAGAACATCTTGGAGAACAACTCCCTTGCCTTCCGGGTGGCAGAACAACAGCTGGGCATCCCTGCACTATTAGATGCCGAGGACATGGTGGCCAACCCCGTGCCAGACCGCCTCTCCATCCTCACCTACGTCAGCCAGTACTACCGTGCCTTCTCTGCCATGGGTCTGCTGGCGGAGAGGAAGCAGCAGGCACGGGGCAAGGACGGCAagggtggtgatgttggtggtgatggtggggagagCAAGACCACCCCTGTGTCTCGGCCTCAGTCCCTGCCAGCCACTCCCAAGACTGCCACCACAGAGACCAAGACAGATAAG GTGCTGGGGCGCGGTGGACGGGGCCGGCGCGAGGTGTGCGTCACCTGCCAGAACCCAGTGTTTCTGGCGGAGCGGCTGATGGTGGGGGCACCCGGCCAGCTGATGCACCGCACCTGTTTCCGCTGCGCCCGCTGTTCCACCCAGCTGACCCTGGCCGGCTACTACCAGACCGAGCGGGGCCAATATTGCTGCGAGACTTGTCCCGACGAGGAGCGCCTGCCCCAGGTAGGCCTGCTGGCCGCCCCCTCCGACTCAGAGTCGTCCAGTGAGGAGTCagagtcagaggaggaggagggagagagtgaagccCCGCGCCTCCCTGACACCCCTGCCCCGACACCCTCCCCAACACCCCCCAGGCCCCGGACAGTGTTCCTCTCCCAGACCCTGGTCCCCGCCCCAGAACAGCCCACCGACCTGCCAGAAAGCACAACAAATGAGCAGCCCAGCCACTTCAGCAAGGTGTCCCCTGCTCTGTTTGGTGCAGACAAGGTGGGGCGGGTGAGAGAACACAGCCCCGACCCAGCACCGCTCCCCCGCACAGTAAAGTCCCTCAGAACAGATCCTCCCAAAGTATTGGATACCGGCCAGACCAAACCACATGTGCCCCCTGATGCTCACACGCCCCCCTCTCACCCCAGCACACCATCCCCAGACACTCGCACCCACACACAGAGCACCCCCACCAAGACTGCCTCCTCCATTGTTGCCCGCCGCCTGCAGATGTTCCGGGAGATGAGCAACAaggacaaacagcagcagcagcagcaggtggacAGGAAGCAGCAGCACACCTCTCCAGACACCAGCCAGGAGAGGAGGAGCTTCCCTGATGGAGGAAGACAGGACATTTACCACCTGCAGAGAGGACCACTGAGAGGAAGCAaaacagaggagaaggaaggcaagacAGTAGATATTCCATCTATCACAGTGACCACAGAGACTCCTGAGGGACATGGAATGGACttcactgccgccaccaccaccaccaccaccagcctgccATCCACCCATCCCACCCCCACTGCAGCACAAAATCCCTTTGAGGATGATGACGAAGAAGATGAAAGTGCAAATGATCACCAAGAAAcgcaagggaaggaaagcagtGCAGGAGACAATGACAGGGACTCAGACCAGGTTGTGAGTGAGGCAGTGAGCCACAGACATGAGAGTGAGACAGAAAAGAGCCatagagaggagagtgagacagAAAAGAGCCACAGAGAAGAGAGTGAATCAGAAAAGAGCCacagagaggagagtgagacagAAAAGAGCCACAGAGAAGAGAACGAGACAGAAAAGAGCCAGCTGGACAAGGTTGTGGGTCAGACTCAGGGTGGTGAGGTTGTGAGCAGTGAGAGCCACACTGAGGTGAAAGATGCGGTTGTGAGCCCTGTGGCGGAGAGTGGCTCTTTGGGTGGCACTGAGGAGCACCCGGTTGTGACACCCAGGGAGCCACATGACCCTGCCAGCAGCTCCCAGCCCCACTACCCTGATGACCTGAACCCATTTGGTAGCGAGGATGAAGACGAGGACACAGGAGCAGCCCCTCAGCCCCCTCAGCCTACCCTGAAGGAGCCTGTGGAAGGAAACTTAAAGGACACCAAGAACCAGActtcaccagcagcagcagcagtggcagaaCAACCCCCACAAGACTCCCCCGGCAGGAGACTAATCAAGGCTAACCTCAACCCATTCGAgagtgatgaagaggaagaggaggagaaggacatcCCAACGcctaagaaggaggaaaagaagagcctCAATCCCTTCTGgagtgatgatgaagaggaggaggaggaggaggaggtaagaggaaggaagaacacaacACCCAAGGGCACCAAAGTCAAACCTCCACGCCCTCCGCCACCGACACTTCCCAGAAACAG GAGCCCCTCAACCCTCTCCACctactccaccacctccaccggcAGCCTTGCCACtcccaccactgctaccactccACGCAAGAAGAAGGTCATTGCTCCACCACCCCCTGCCTCCCCCAACCTTTCCCTGGCCTCCTCCCCTGGTGGATCGGTGGCCctcaggaagaagggaagacgaGCCCCTGCACCGCCACAGCTGGCTGCCCAGACTGGCCGCACCTCCCCCAGTGACCAGGACACACGCAGCCTTGACACAGTGTCCAGTGGAGATAGGGAAG ATCCTGATGAGGTGCTGAGTTGGAAGATTCAGAAAGATCTCAAGAACCATTCCAACAAGATCAATGGCACCCCCCAAGCTCCCCCCAAGCCCTCACGCAGCCCCCACACCCAATTCACtgcttcag AGCCGGCAGGTGGCCGGCACTGCCCAGTCAGCAAGAGTGAGGCTggggagtggaagaggaagaagggtccagccccgccccgccctgtaCCCCAGAAACGTGCCCTCAAGAAGTTGCCTATGAAGGTGATCCAGCAGGAGCTCCAGGACATTGAGATCAAGCAGACGGAGCTGGAGCGGCAGGGTGTGCTGCTGGAGACCTCCATCAGGAAGCGCACGGAGGCCTCGGCCCCATCCAGCCCTCAGGAGGAGACACCCCCCTCCAGCCTTCCCCCCAGCAGCCCCAACAGCATTGAGGTGGAGGACATGATTCTGCAGCTGTTTGAACTGGTCAACGAGAAGAACGAGCTTTTCCGCCGCCAGACAGAGCTCATGTATCT GAAGCGTGAGAAGCgactggaggaggagcatgTGGAGCTTGAGTACCAGATCCGCTGCTTGATGCTGAAGACACCAGCTGAGCGCACGTCTGAGGACacagcacaggaggaggagctcaTTGCCCGgctggtgaaggtggtggagcAACGTGATGAGATCATCAACTGCCTGGAGCTGGACCGGCTGAGGGAGGCACAGGAGGATGAGAGCATTGCCACACACATGATGCAGTATCAAG agAAACACATTGATGGCTTGGAGAACGGGAACAGCCATCCAGAGCcagtcaagaagaagaagacactgAAGCTgcccaaaaagaagaaaaagaaagagaagaaggataagggAGCCACTGGTGATGCAGACAAAGATGTTGATGAGACAGAGATGCCTGCAGAtcccaagaaaaagaagaagaagaagaagtggctGTTTTGA